A window from Schistocerca gregaria isolate iqSchGreg1 chromosome 8, iqSchGreg1.2, whole genome shotgun sequence encodes these proteins:
- the LOC126284314 gene encoding uncharacterized protein LOC126284314, with protein MKAVFAVVILGAAAAAFATAAPTNPSTGSTGQQRQQYQPNERRDVGVGDVNFGDKSFNPNVNVNNSHYPSHGVSSASGVSRVNFGVGSFNPDVNVNNTAYPSGQVPIGNYHPLPCNKQRTPLCQ; from the exons ATGAAAGCC GTGTTCGCCGTGGTGATCCTGGGCGCGGCAGCCGCCGCCTTTGCTACTGCAGCTCCCACCAATCCCAGCACCGGCAGTACCGGCCAGCAGCGTCAGCAGTACCAACCTAACGAGAGACGCGATGTCGGAGTGGGGGATGTGAACTTCGGCGATAAGAGTTTCAACCCCAACGTCAATGTAAATAACAGCCACTATCCTTCCCACGGTGTATCCAGCGCCTCCGGAGTGAGTAGGGTGAACTTCGGCGTCGGTAGCTTCAACCCCGATGTCAATGTAAACAACACCGCCTACCCCTCTGGGCAGGTACCCATTGGAAACTACCACCCTCTGCCCTGCAACAAGCAGCGAACTCCCCTCTGTCAATAA